GGTCAGTGGTTAAGAAGGGGCCCTTCCTATGCAGAAAGCGCTAAGAAGGGGCCCTTCCTTACCCTTCCTCAGAGCACCTTGGCGAGGAACGCGCGGGTGCGCTCGTGCTGCGGGTTGGCGATCACCTCGCGCGGAACGCCGGACTCGACCACCACGCCGCCGTCCATGAAGACCAGCGAGTCGCCCACCTCGCGGGCGAACCCGATCTCGTGGGTCACCACGATCATGGTCATGCCGTCCCGGGCCAGGTCCTTCATCACGTCCAGCACCTCGCCGACCAGCTCCGGGTCGAGGGCACTGGTCGGCTCGTCGAAGAGCATCACCTTCGGCCGCATGGCCAGCGCCCGGGCGATCGCCACCCGTTGCTGCTGGCCGCCGGAGAGCTTCCCCGGGTACGTGTTGACCTTGTCGGACAGGCCGACCCGCTCCAGCAGTTCGCTGCCGCGCCTGCGGACCTCCGCCCGTGGCTCCCGGCGTACCCGGATCGGCGCCTCGATCACGTTCTCCAACGCGGTCATGTGCGGGAACAGGTTGAACCGCTGGAACACCATGCCGATCGACCGGCGCTGCGCGGCGACCTCCTTCTCGCGCAGCTCGTGCAGCTTGCCGCCGCGTTCCCGGTAGCCGACCAGGTCGCCGTCGACCCAGATCCGGCCGCCGTCGATCTTCTCCAGGTGGTTGATGCAGCGCAGGAAGGTCGACTTGCCCGAGCCGGAGGGGCCGAGCACACAGCACACCTCGCCGGCCCGCACCTCCAGGTCGACGCCGCGCAGCACCTCCAGGTGCCCGAACGACTTGTGTACGTTCTCCGCCCGGACCATCACGGTGGCGTCGGCCTCGGCCTCCGGCGGCGTGGCCTGCTCCGGAATCGTCGCCCCGGTCATCCCGGCGTTCCCCCCGTCCCGCTTCCCGTTCCCGTCCTGCCCGCCGTTCCGCCCGCACCGGCGGCACCGCCACCGGTCTCGGCGGCCAGGTTACGCAGCCGGAACCGGGCCCGCTCGGTCTGGCCGTACCCCTTGCCGAAGTGCCGCTCGAGGAAGTACTGGCCGATCAGCAGGATGCTGCTGAGCAGGAGGTACCACAGGCAGGCGGCGACGTACATCGGAAAGATCTGGAAGGTCCGCTTGCCGACCGCGTCGAGCTGGAAGAACAGCTCCATGCTGACCGGTACGTACATCAGCAGCGAGGTGTCCTTGAGCATCGCGATGGTCTCGTTGCCGGTCGGCGGGATGATCATCCGCATCGCCTGCGGCAGCACCACCCGGCGCAGCGTCTGGCCCCGGCTCATCCCCAGCGCGCCGGCCGCCTCGCCCTGTCCCGGGTCCACCGACTGGATGCCGGCGCGGACGATCTCCGCCATGTAGGCGGCCTCGGAGAGCGCGAGACCGAGCAGGCCGGCCATGAAGCCGGTCAGCACGTCCCGGGAGTCGAAGCCGAAGAGTCGCAGTTCGAGGCCGTCGATGCCGAACAGCTGCCCGATCTGGGTGTCGAACGGCACACCGAACTCGAGCCGGCTCCAGAGGATGCCGATGTTGCCGAACACGGCCAGCAGCACCAGCCGGGGCACCGCCCGGAAGAACCAGGTGTAGAGCCAGGAGACGGTACGCAGGATCGGGTTGGTCGACAGCCGCATCACCGCGACCGCGACCCCGAGCCCCACGCCGATCACCATCGCGCTGACCGTCATCAGCACGGTGCCCTGGACCAGCCCGCTGATGATCGGCGGGCGGAACATGTTGTCGATCATGAACGACCATTGGAACGCGTCGTTCGTTAGCAGTACGTGCAGGAACATCGCCGCCAGCACGGCGAGTACCGCTATGGTCACCCAGCGGCCGGGATGCCGTACGGGCACGGCCTTGATCGGTTCCGGCCGTGCCCGTGCGGTCGTGGCTTCCTCGGTGGTCATCTCAACTCACGGATTGATGGCCGGATCGGTGATGGCGCCGTCGCCGACCTTCCACTTGTCCAGCACCGTCTTGTACGAGCCGTCGGCGATCAGTGCCTTCGTCGCGTCCCGCACCGCCTCGGCGAATGCCGCCTGGTCCTTGGCGATCACGTAGCCGTACGGGGCCGCGTCGTACATCTTGTCCAGCAGTTCGAGCTGGTCGTTGGACTGGGTGACGGCGTACACCCCGACCGGGTAGTCGGCGAGCATCGCGTCGTCCTTACCGGAGACCACCGCGGCGGTCGCCGCGTCCTGGCCCGGGAACTGCTCGATGGTGATCGCCGGCTTGCCGCCGTCGGTGCAGGTCTTCGACCGGGCCGTGATGTCGTCCACCTGGACGGTGTCCCGCTGTACGGCGATCTTCTTGCCGCACGCGTTGTCGATCGTGACGCCCGCCGGGTTGCCCTTCTTGGTCACCCACTGCGTGCCGACCTGGTAGTAGCTCACCATGTTGGCCTGGCCCTTGCGCTCGTCGTTGATGGTGAACGACGAGACGCCGACCTCGTACTTGCTGGTGTTGACGCCGGTGATGATGTCGCCGAAGTTCGCCGAGACGAACTCCGCCTTCAGGCCGAGCTTCGCCGCCACCGCGGTGAAGAGCTCGACGTCGAAGCCGACCACGGTCTTGCCGTCCGGGTCGAGGAACTCGGCAGGGGCGTAGGACGAGTCGGTGCCGACGACGATCTTGCCGTCCGACTTGATCGCGTCCGGCACCTTCGCCGCGAGCGCCGAGTCGGCGTCCGCCGAGACGCTCGGGCCGGCGCCCGGGGTGTCCCCGCCATCCTCCTGCTCGCCGCAGGCGGCGAGGGTCAGGCTCAGCAGGGCCGCGCCGGCGATGCCGAACACGGCCCGCCGCCTACCGCTATTGATATTGAACATGCACTCCTCCTCATAACTGAGCCAGCCGACAGGTTAGGCCACACCCAGATACGCCTCTTTCACCGCGGGGTCGTGCAGCAGCTCGGCGCCGGTTCCGGTCTTGACGATCCGACCGGTTTCCAGTACGTACGCCCGATGTGCCCGGGCCAGCGCCTGTTGGGCGTTCTGTTCGACCAACAGGATCGTGGTGCCCTGTTGGTTGATTTCGGTGATGATCGAAAAGATCTGCTGGATCAACATCGGCGCCAGCCCCATCGACGGCTCGTCGAGCAGCAGCAGCTTCGGCCGGCTCATCAGCGCCCGGCCCACCGCCAGCATCTGCTGCTCGCCGCCGGAGAGCGTGCCGCCCGCCTGCTTGGCCCGCTCGGCCAGCCGGGGAAAGAGCTCCAGCACCCGGGCCAGGTCCGCGGCCACACCGGCCCGGTCCCGTCGGGTGTAGGCACCCATGTCCAGATTCTCCAGCACCGACATGCCGGGGAAGATCCCCCGGCCCTCCGGCGCCTGGCAGAGCCCGAGCCGGACCCGCAGGTCCGCTCGCATCTTCGTGATGTCCTGACCGGCGAAACTGATCCGACCGGAGGCGACCGGGCGGATCCCCGAGATCGCCCGCATCGTCGTCGACTTGCCGGCGCCGTTCGCACCGATCAACGCGACGATCTCGCCCTCGTTGACCGTCAGGCTGATGCCGTGCAGCGCCTGGATCCGCCCGTAGAGCAGGCTCACGTCCTCGATCTCAAGCAGCATCTTCCGGCACCCCCAGGTAAGCGGCGATCACCCGGTGGTCCTCGCGCACCTCGGCGGGGAGCCCTTCAGCGATCTTCTTCCCGAACTCGAGCACGACGATCCGGTCGGTGACCCCCATCACGAGCCGCATGTCGTGCTCGATCAGCAGCACCGTCACGCCACGGTCGCGGATCTGCCGGATGAGCTGGAGCAGCTCCTCCTTCTCCGCCGGGTTGAAGCCGGCGGCCGGCTCGTCCAGGCAGAGCAGCACCGGTTCGGTGGCCAGCGCCCGGGCGATCTCCAACCGGCGCTGCTCGCCGTACGACAGGTTGCGGGCCACCTCGTCGATCCGGTCCCGGATACCGACGAACTCCAGCAGCTGCTCGGCCTTCTCACGGCCGTCCCGCTCCTCCCGCCAGTGCCGGGGAAGCCGGAAGAGCGCGGAGATCACACTCGTCTTGTGGTGCGTGTCCGCGCCGACCTGGACGTTCTCCAGTGCGGTCATCTCCGGGAAGAGCCGGATGTTCTGGAACGTCCGGGCCATGCCCATCTTGGTGATCTGGTGCCGCTTCTTGCCGCTGAGCCGCGATCCCCGGAACCGGATCTCGCCCTCGGTCGGCTGGTAGATGCCGGTCATCGCGTTGAAGCAGGTGGTCTTGCCGGCCCCGTTCGGACCGATCAGCCCCAGGATCTCTCCCTTGTAGAGGGTGAAGTTCACCTGGTCGAGCGCGACCACACCACCGAAGCGCAGGGTGACGTTGTCGACCTCCAGCAACGGCTCGCGGGCCGCACCCGCCGGCTGTGCCGTCGGGCTCGCCGCCGCGTCCGGACTGGCCGGAGCGGTCCGCTCCGACTCGGTTGCGCCCGGGGCCGGCTGTGCCGGTACCGCCGGCTTCCGTCCGGTCTCAGCCACCGACGGTCACCTCCTTGCGACGGTCCTTGAACTCGGCCGCTCGTCGTCGGTTCGGGATCAGGCCCTCCGGCCTGAAGATCATCATGACCACGAGGATGACTCCGAAGAACAGGAAGCGGTACTCGTACAACTCGACACCGAACAGCTCGATGCCCCGGAACCGCTCGATCAGGTACGCCACCAGGCCGCCCCCGACGATCGCTCCGACGATGTTGCCGGAACCACCGAGGATCACCGCGGCCAGAATGATGATCGAGTTGAGCAGTTCGAAGTTCTGCGAGTTGACGAAGTTCTGCTTGCCGGCGTACAACGCCCCGGCCAGGCCACCGATCGCGGCTCCGGCGGCGAACGCCCAGAGCTTGAACTTGAACGTGGGCACACCCATCAACTGGGCCGCGTCCTCGTCCTCCCGGATCGACACCCAGGCCCGACCGACCCGGCTACGGGTCAGGTTCCGCACCCCGAAGACCACCAGGATGATCACGCTCAGCACCAACCAGTAGTACGGGCGCGCGTCGAGCACCCCGAAGACCGGCTTACCGTCGGCGTACTCGCCGGGCGGGTGCGGGATCTGGTTGAAGCCGCGCTGTCCCTTGAGGAACGTCGAGCTGGTCGCCGCGATCCGGATCATCTCGGCGAAGCCGAGTGTGACGATCGCCAGGTAGTCACCGCGGAGCCGCAGGGTCGGCGTACCGAGGGAGACACCGGAGATCATCGTTAGTGCGACGGCCAACGGCACCACGGCCAACCATGGCCAGAGGGTCTTCAGGTCGCTGCTCGGTGAGGTCAACACCGCCACCGTGTACGCGCCGACCGCGAAGAAGCCGAAGTAGCCGAGGTCCAACAGGCCGGCGAACCCGACCACGATGTTGAGTCCGACCGCCAACAGCACGTAGATGGAGACCGTGAAGAGCACCTGGCCGAAGTTGGACTCGGTGGTCGGGATCGGCCCCAGGTACTGGTAGAACTCCTTGTTCGGCAGGGCGTAGAAGAACACGATCACGGCGGCCAGTACGACCCACCGCATCCACCGTGGGGCTCTACGCCACCGCGCGCCAACCGACCGCCAGTCGTTACGGATCCGTTCTGTAGCACCGCTCATGCCCGCGCCCTCCCCAGTGACTCGCCAAGCAGTCCAGTCGGCCGGAACATCAGCAGGACGACGAGGACGGCGAACGCGGCGAAGTCCTTCCACTGCGAACCGATCAGGCCCGATGCGTAGTTCTCGACCAGCCCGAGCAGCAGTCCGCCGAGCAGCGCGCCGCGCAGGTTGCCGATACCGCCGAGCACCGCGGCGGTGAACGCCTTGAGACCCAACAGGAAGCCGACGCTGTAGGTCAGTGCACCGATCCGGATGTCGTACAGCAGGCCGGCCACGCCGGCCATCGCACCACCGGCGACGAAGACCAGCAGGATGATCCGGTCCTTGTTGACGCCCATCAGGGCGGCGGTGTTCGGATCCTGTGCCACGGCACGGATACCGCGACCGAACCGGGTGCGGTTCACGAAGAGGTCGAGCAGCACCATCATGACCAGCGCGGAGCCGACGATCAGCAGCTCGATGGGCCTGATCGGCGTACCGGCGATCGTGAACAGCGGCTCGATGCTGACCAGGTTCGGCACGCCCTCCGGCAACCGCCGGGTGTAGATGCCGAACGCCTCGGAGATGGCGATCGAGGCGCCGATCGCCGTGATCAGGAAGGCCAGCGGCGGCGCGTTGCGCTTACGCAGCGGTCGGTAGGCCACCCGCTCGATCACGGTCGCCGTCACCGCCGAGGCGAGCGCCGCCGCCACCATCGCGATGCCCAGGTACATGATGATCGACCCGACGCCGTTGACCACGGAGTCCTGGTTGAGACCGAGGGCACCCAAGGTCCAGATCGCCGCGAAGGCGCCGGCGATGAAGACCTCGGAGTGGGCGAAGTTGATCAGCTTCAACACGCCGTAGACCAGCGTGTAGCCGAGCGCGACGAGGGCATAGATGGCGCCCTGGGTCAGGCCCGTTGTGGTGAGTTCCCCGAAATTGGAGAACAGTCCGTTGAAGTCCAAGGAAGGGTGCTCCCGGTTTGGCTGAAGGACGACTTCGGGTGCGACCGGGACTGTGCTCCCGGTCGCACCCGAGATCAATCAACTGCTACAAGACGGGCAGGTCAGGCCTTCGGAATCTCCTGGTCCGGCACAACCTTGCCACCCTGGATCTTGTACGCCCAGACCTTCACCTGCGCGGGGTCCAGCTCGCCGGTCTCGGTGAACTTGTAGGTCGCCGAGACGCCCTCGCCGCTGTAGCCCTTGACGAACTCCAGCAGCCCCTCACGGGTCGACTTGCCGTCCTTGATACCCGCGAGCAGGATGTTCGCCGCGTCGAAGGCGGTGTCGCTGTAGGTACCCGGGGCGACACCGTTGAGCGCCTGGTAGTCGGCGGCGAACGTGCCCTTGGCCCTGGTGGCCGGCTGGCACGGGCAGGTCAGGATGGTGCCCTCGGCAGCCGTCTGTCCCGCGCTGGAAATGTAGGCCGGGTCGTTGACGCCGTCCCCGGCGACCAGCGTGGCGGTCACACCGGCGCCGGTGAGCTGCTTACGGATCAGGCCGGCCTCCTGGTAGTAGCCGCCGTAGAAGACGACCGTGGCGCCGGAGCTCTTGACCTTGGTGACGCTGGCCGAGAAGTCCGTCTGCTTCCCCTCGCCCTGCACCTTGTCGGTGCCGACGACCGTGGCACCGAGGAGCTTCTTGACCTCGTCGGACAGACCCGCACCGTACGCGGACTGGTCGTCGATGACGTAGACCTTCTCGGCCTTGAGCACGTTCTTGATGTAGGTTCCGGCCGCCGGGCCCTGGCTCAGGTCGTTGCCGACCGCGCGGAAGAACGTCGGCCACTTCTGCTGAGCCAGCGTCGGGTTGGTCGCGGAGGCGGTGATGTGCACCAGACCGGCCTCGGAGAAGAGCGGGTTCGCCGCCTCGGACTCGCCCGAGTAGGCCGGGCCGACGATGCCCAGGATCTTCTCGTCGTCGATGGCCCGCTGGGCCAGCTGCGGCGCCTGGTCCGGGCTACCCTGCGAGTCGAGCTCGACCTGCTCGACCTTGCAGTCGGGGTTGGCCTTGTTGTACTTGTCAACCGCGAGCTTAACGCCGTTGTTCTCATTGATACCGAGCGCCGCCGAGCTGCCGGTCAGTGCGCCGAAAAAGGCGATCTTGCTGCCACAAGCCTCACCACCGGCGGTTTCCTCGCCGCCGCCGCCGCATGCCGCTGCGCTAGCGACGAGCGCCACCAGGGCAACGCCGCCGATTGTGCGTGCGATTCTCTGCCTCAAGGCCCGAACCCTCCTCCATCCAGGGGCCCAAACCACCCGCCGCTAATTGGCTCTTGCCGGGTATCGCGGGGATGGGTGAACCGGACCGTTGTCGCGGTCTGGGGCCGGACGTTATCCCACGGATCGGCAGCGCCGATAGACCCGCAGCAGGGGGTTGACCTAAACGTTACAAGGCGTGGCTGATCCACTGCGCCAGCTGTAAGACCGGAGCGGGCCGTGCCGGCCAGCGGCAAGCAGCCGTCGACCGCCGGGCCCACCGGCGGAGCGACCGGCCAGCGGACTTCTCAGCCGGGCACCGGCGTTCCGGTCGACCAGAGGGTGCTGTGGGTCCCGTCGTCCACGGCGAGCACGAGGCGGTGACCCTGCGTACCGAGCGTCACGGCGCGGGCCGCCCCGGCCGGCAGGTTCGGGACCGGGCCACGCATCGGACGCCACGACCCGCCCTCGTCGTCGGAGATCCAGAGTCGCTGGGCCGTGCCGTCGGATACCGCCGCGTAGAGCTGGCCGTCGATCCCGACGAGACCGGAGACGGTAGCCGTACCACCACCCTCGGTGCTGCCGAACCGTCCGGCGGGCACCCAACCGGAGCCGTCGTCCCGCCACGTTCCGAACGTCGTACCGCGTGGGCCGACCGCGATCCGGTGGCCGTCGACCACCGTGACGCGCTGGAGTTCGTCGTACCCGGTAATGGCCGGCACCTCCTGCCGCTGCCAGCCGCGGCCGTCCCGGGAGACCCAGGCCACCGGATCCCGCTCGACCCGCCCGCTCCGGCCGATACCGCCGACGGCCAGCCAGCCGCCCGGCCCGGCGGTGGCGTCGAACGCCCAGGTCCGCCCGGCGGCGTCGCTGGCCAGACCGGGAGCCGCCTCGACGATCTCGAAGGCGGCCGGGTCACCCGTCACCCAGGCGGCGGCACCACTGATCCGGTTCCCTACGATCAACCAGCCGGACGGTCCGCCGGCCATCCGGGCGACGCTCGCCGCCGTCGGGCCGCCGAACAGTTCGAAGGGCGCGGGCACCTCGGCCAGGAACCCGTCGTCGGTCTGCCGCCACCCGGTCACCCGAGGGTTGCCGTGCACCCCTCCGGCGCGGGCACCGAGCGCCGCCAGCCGGCCGTCCCGGCAGGCCACGGCATAGAGCACGGCGCGTCGGCCGTAGAAGCTCTCCGCGTCCACCGCCAGTGGCTCCCAGGACCGGCCGTCCCCGCTCCGCCAGGCGACGGGACGCTCGGTTCCGTCGGCCGCCACCGCCCCGCCCACCAGGAACCACCGGTCGGCGCAGGCCGCCACGTCCCGCACCATCAGCCGCTCGGCGCCGCCGTCCGGAGCGGGCAGGGTCGACGCGACCCAACCCGGATCGATCGGGGCCTCCCGGTCGATCCGGTCACCCCGGGCCTCATCGCCGCGGAGCGGCTCGCGACAACCACCGGCCAGCGCCAGTGCCGCCAGCACGGCGACCACCGCCCCGACCCGTCGCCCGCGAAGCATGCCGTCGATCGTACGGAGCCGAGGCCGCCGCCGTGACTACCGGCACACCGGCCCGTCGCCGCCGCCTCAGCCCGCCTCGACCGGCTCGGTACCCGTCCCCTCGGCCAGGATCCGCTCGGCCACCTCACGCATCGTCATCCGATGATCCATCGCGGTGCGCTGGATCCACTTGAACGCCTGCGGCTCGGTCATCCCGTACGTCGTCATCAGGGCACCCTTGGCCCGTTCGACCGCCTTGCGGATCTCCAGCCGGTCGGTGAGCCCGGCCACCTCGGCTTCCAGCGCGGCGATCTCGGAGTACCGCGACAACGCGATCTCGATCGCCGGGACCAGGTCGCTCTTCTGGAACGGCTTCACCAGGTACGCCATCGCTCCGGCCGCCCGTGCCCGCTCCACCAGGTCACGCTGGCTGAACGCGGTGAGGATGACGACCGGCGCGATCCGGCCACCGGCGATCCGCTCCGCGGCGGCCAACCCATCCATGATGGGCATCTTGATGTCGAGGATGACGAGATCGGGTTTCAGTTCCTCGGCCAGCCGGACGGCGGTCTCACCATCGCCGGCCTCCCCCACCACGTCGTAGCCCTCCTCGACCAGCATTTCGGCCAGGTCCAGCCGGATGAGCGCCTCGTCCTCAGCAATCAACACCCGCCTACGCTCGGCACCAGCCTGAATGTCGGCCACGAGCCCCTACCCCCAACTACTTTCCGACACCTGCCCAGCCGGGTGTCGCCGCCCTCAGCGTAGTGGGTAGTCTTATCGACGCTAGGCCCCTGTAGCCCAATGGCAGAGGCGCGATTCTCAAAAGATCGACAGTGTGGGTTCGAATCCCACCGGGGGCACGCGAAGCATCACAAACGGTCGATTCGGCGGCCGGAGCGGCCGCGTCCGGCGCCTCCCGGCCTGGAACGCCGAGGTCCCCGGCGGTGGAGGCAGTGGCGACGGCCGGCCGACCCTCGTCGGACCGACCGCCGGCCGACCTCCCGGCGAAGCCGAGAAAGGCCCTCGTCCGCCAGAACTCCGTCAGTACGTCAGGGTCCGGGTACGTGCTGCGCCTTCCACTCCTCGACCTGGGTCAGCGGGACCGGCGCGGGCCGGTCCACCTCCGTCGTCAGCACGATCCGCCGGCCGACGTCGGCCGACCGGAGCAGGGCGGTCATCGTTTCGAGTACGTGCAGCGCGATCTCGCCGCTGGCGCGCGGCGCACGTTGCCCGTCGGCGCTGACGAGGTCGAGCAGGCCGACACCCCGGGAGGCGCCCGCGTAGCCCCCCTGCGGTTCGAGCGCCCGCCATCCGCCGCCGCCGAGCGCGAAGAGCCGGACCTCACCGTCGAAGTGGTTCGGATCGGGTACGGCGAGCGTGCCGGTCTCCCCGTGCACCTCGATCGGGGCGGCCGTCGTCGCCACGCCGTCGAAGCTCGTCGTGATGGTGGAGAGGGCGCCACTGGTGTGTTCGAGCACACCGGTCACGTGGCTGTCCACGTCCACCGGAACCCGTTGGCCGACGCGCGGACCCGAGCCGATGACCCGCTCGGCGCGCAGCCGGCTGGCGGCTCCGACCACCGCGCGAACCGGCCCGAGCAGGTGGATGAGTGCCGAGACGTAGTACGGCCCCATGTCCAGCAGTGGACCGCCACCCGCGGTGTAGTAGAAGTCGGGGTGCGGATGCCAACGCTCGTGCCCGGGCGTGACCATGACGGCCGACGCGGACATCGGACGCCCGATCAGGCCGCCGTCGATCGCCGCGCGCGCGGTCTGCGTACCCGTGCCCAGAACGGTGTCCGGCGCGCAGCCCACCTGGACGCCCGCCGCCGTGGCCCGGTCGATGATCGATCGGCCGTCCGGGAAGGTGACCGCGAGCGGCTTCTCGACGTAGACGTTCTTGCCCGCGTCGATCGCACGGAGCGAGATCTCGGCGTGCGCGGCGGGGATCGTGAGGTTGAGCACCGTCTGCACGTCCGAGCGGTCGAGCAGGTCCTGCACGCTCGTCGCCTCGGCCCCGGGAAGGTCGGCCGCCACCGCGGCCGACCGGGAGGCGTCCAGATCGGCCACCGCGGCGATGCTCACCGCGGGATGGTCCGCGAGCGTCTTCAGGTAGGCGCGGGAGATGACCCCGAGACCTACGATCCCGATGCGGTGCGGGTCGCCCATACCATTCCCCTCTCGATGACGGTACGGACGCTCGGGTGCTCCAGTACGTCAAGACTGTGCCCGGGGGTCGTCACGACGACGCGCCCGGCGCCCCAGAGCCGGGTCCAGATCGCCGGTGAGGTGACCGGCCGGTGCCATGGGTGCCACGCCCGGGTCGGGTGGGTCGTGGTGGCCAGGACGTCGATCAGGTCGTCGTGCAGCACCCAGTACTGCTCGGTGACCAGGTCGAAGTCCTCGATTCCCGCGGTGATCGGATGCGTCCGTCCGAGGTCGGTGATGCCCACCGTGTGCGGCAGGAAGTTGTCCTCCGCACCACCGGAACGTTCGCACGGCTCCTTGCCCGGATGGGTCGCGAACTGCCCGCCCACCAGGTGCAGGTAATCGGATGACGCCCGGAAGGAGTCCGCGATGCCCCCGTGCCAGCCCGTGAAGCCCGTGCCGGCGACGACCGCCGCGCTCAGGCCCGCCAGTTGCTCCGGGGTGATCTGCGACATCGTCACGCACTGCACGACGAGGTCGGTGGCGGCCAACTCGGCGGCATCGGCGTAGACCTCCGTCGACTCCTCGACCCGTACCGCGTAGCCGCTACGTTCGAGGAACGGGAGGAACAACTCGGTCGCCTTGACCGGCTGGTGCCCCTCCCATCCGCCCCGAACCACCAGTGCCCTCCGCTGCGCCACACTCGCTCCTTCTCGCTGTCCATCGCCCGGGCTGGCCGCTGCCGCCCGGCATCGGCGTACCACCG
The nucleotide sequence above comes from Plantactinospora soyae. Encoded proteins:
- a CDS encoding amino acid ABC transporter ATP-binding protein, whose translation is MTGATIPEQATPPEAEADATVMVRAENVHKSFGHLEVLRGVDLEVRAGEVCCVLGPSGSGKSTFLRCINHLEKIDGGRIWVDGDLVGYRERGGKLHELREKEVAAQRRSIGMVFQRFNLFPHMTALENVIEAPIRVRREPRAEVRRRGSELLERVGLSDKVNTYPGKLSGGQQQRVAIARALAMRPKVMLFDEPTSALDPELVGEVLDVMKDLARDGMTMIVVTHEIGFAREVGDSLVFMDGGVVVESGVPREVIANPQHERTRAFLAKVL
- a CDS encoding ABC transporter ATP-binding protein; its protein translation is MLEVDNVTLRFGGVVALDQVNFTLYKGEILGLIGPNGAGKTTCFNAMTGIYQPTEGEIRFRGSRLSGKKRHQITKMGMARTFQNIRLFPEMTALENVQVGADTHHKTSVISALFRLPRHWREERDGREKAEQLLEFVGIRDRIDEVARNLSYGEQRRLEIARALATEPVLLCLDEPAAGFNPAEKEELLQLIRQIRDRGVTVLLIEHDMRLVMGVTDRIVVLEFGKKIAEGLPAEVREDHRVIAAYLGVPEDAA
- a CDS encoding amino acid ABC transporter permease, which translates into the protein MTTEEATTARARPEPIKAVPVRHPGRWVTIAVLAVLAAMFLHVLLTNDAFQWSFMIDNMFRPPIISGLVQGTVLMTVSAMVIGVGLGVAVAVMRLSTNPILRTVSWLYTWFFRAVPRLVLLAVFGNIGILWSRLEFGVPFDTQIGQLFGIDGLELRLFGFDSRDVLTGFMAGLLGLALSEAAYMAEIVRAGIQSVDPGQGEAAGALGMSRGQTLRRVVLPQAMRMIIPPTGNETIAMLKDTSLLMYVPVSMELFFQLDAVGKRTFQIFPMYVAACLWYLLLSSILLIGQYFLERHFGKGYGQTERARFRLRNLAAETGGGAAGAGGTAGRTGTGSGTGGTPG
- a CDS encoding branched-chain amino acid ABC transporter substrate-binding protein produces the protein MRQRIARTIGGVALVALVASAAACGGGGEETAGGEACGSKIAFFGALTGSSAALGINENNGVKLAVDKYNKANPDCKVEQVELDSQGSPDQAPQLAQRAIDDEKILGIVGPAYSGESEAANPLFSEAGLVHITASATNPTLAQQKWPTFFRAVGNDLSQGPAAGTYIKNVLKAEKVYVIDDQSAYGAGLSDEVKKLLGATVVGTDKVQGEGKQTDFSASVTKVKSSGATVVFYGGYYQEAGLIRKQLTGAGVTATLVAGDGVNDPAYISSAGQTAAEGTILTCPCQPATRAKGTFAADYQALNGVAPGTYSDTAFDAANILLAGIKDGKSTREGLLEFVKGYSGEGVSATYKFTETGELDPAQVKVWAYKIQGGKVVPDQEIPKA
- a CDS encoding Gfo/Idh/MocA family protein encodes the protein MGDPHRIGIVGLGVISRAYLKTLADHPAVSIAAVADLDASRSAAVAADLPGAEATSVQDLLDRSDVQTVLNLTIPAAHAEISLRAIDAGKNVYVEKPLAVTFPDGRSIIDRATAAGVQVGCAPDTVLGTGTQTARAAIDGGLIGRPMSASAVMVTPGHERWHPHPDFYYTAGGGPLLDMGPYYVSALIHLLGPVRAVVGAASRLRAERVIGSGPRVGQRVPVDVDSHVTGVLEHTSGALSTITTSFDGVATTAAPIEVHGETGTLAVPDPNHFDGEVRLFALGGGGWRALEPQGGYAGASRGVGLLDLVSADGQRAPRASGEIALHVLETMTALLRSADVGRRIVLTTEVDRPAPVPLTQVEEWKAQHVPGP
- a CDS encoding branched-chain amino acid ABC transporter permease, which codes for MDFNGLFSNFGELTTTGLTQGAIYALVALGYTLVYGVLKLINFAHSEVFIAGAFAAIWTLGALGLNQDSVVNGVGSIIMYLGIAMVAAALASAVTATVIERVAYRPLRKRNAPPLAFLITAIGASIAISEAFGIYTRRLPEGVPNLVSIEPLFTIAGTPIRPIELLIVGSALVMMVLLDLFVNRTRFGRGIRAVAQDPNTAALMGVNKDRIILLVFVAGGAMAGVAGLLYDIRIGALTYSVGFLLGLKAFTAAVLGGIGNLRGALLGGLLLGLVENYASGLIGSQWKDFAAFAVLVVLLMFRPTGLLGESLGRARA
- a CDS encoding ABC transporter substrate-binding protein; this encodes MFNINSGRRRAVFGIAGAALLSLTLAACGEQEDGGDTPGAGPSVSADADSALAAKVPDAIKSDGKIVVGTDSSYAPAEFLDPDGKTVVGFDVELFTAVAAKLGLKAEFVSANFGDIITGVNTSKYEVGVSSFTINDERKGQANMVSYYQVGTQWVTKKGNPAGVTIDNACGKKIAVQRDTVQVDDITARSKTCTDGGKPAITIEQFPGQDAATAAVVSGKDDAMLADYPVGVYAVTQSNDQLELLDKMYDAAPYGYVIAKDQAAFAEAVRDATKALIADGSYKTVLDKWKVGDGAITDPAINP
- a CDS encoding ABC transporter ATP-binding protein; its protein translation is MLLEIEDVSLLYGRIQALHGISLTVNEGEIVALIGANGAGKSTTMRAISGIRPVASGRISFAGQDITKMRADLRVRLGLCQAPEGRGIFPGMSVLENLDMGAYTRRDRAGVAADLARVLELFPRLAERAKQAGGTLSGGEQQMLAVGRALMSRPKLLLLDEPSMGLAPMLIQQIFSIITEINQQGTTILLVEQNAQQALARAHRAYVLETGRIVKTGTGAELLHDPAVKEAYLGVA
- a CDS encoding ANTAR domain-containing response regulator yields the protein MADIQAGAERRRVLIAEDEALIRLDLAEMLVEEGYDVVGEAGDGETAVRLAEELKPDLVILDIKMPIMDGLAAAERIAGGRIAPVVILTAFSQRDLVERARAAGAMAYLVKPFQKSDLVPAIEIALSRYSEIAALEAEVAGLTDRLEIRKAVERAKGALMTTYGMTEPQAFKWIQRTAMDHRMTMREVAERILAEGTGTEPVEAG
- a CDS encoding branched-chain amino acid ABC transporter permease, encoding MSGATERIRNDWRSVGARWRRAPRWMRWVVLAAVIVFFYALPNKEFYQYLGPIPTTESNFGQVLFTVSIYVLLAVGLNIVVGFAGLLDLGYFGFFAVGAYTVAVLTSPSSDLKTLWPWLAVVPLAVALTMISGVSLGTPTLRLRGDYLAIVTLGFAEMIRIAATSSTFLKGQRGFNQIPHPPGEYADGKPVFGVLDARPYYWLVLSVIILVVFGVRNLTRSRVGRAWVSIREDEDAAQLMGVPTFKFKLWAFAAGAAIGGLAGALYAGKQNFVNSQNFELLNSIIILAAVILGGSGNIVGAIVGGGLVAYLIERFRGIELFGVELYEYRFLFFGVILVVMMIFRPEGLIPNRRRAAEFKDRRKEVTVGG